A region from the Hypericibacter adhaerens genome encodes:
- the trbF gene encoding conjugal transfer protein TrbF: MFKRPSTHYGKTPEPETPYQRAAQVWDERIGSARVQAKNWRLMAFGCLFLSAGFAAALVWQSARGTVVPWVVQVDNLGQAQAVAPAVADYRPTDPQVAFHLARFIEQVRSIPADPIVVRQNWLRAYDFTTDRGAAALNDYARANDPFTKVGKQQVAVEVSSVIRASPDSFRVAWTERHYENGQLASTERWTAILTIVVQPPRDAERLRANPLGIYVNAINWSRELGQ; the protein is encoded by the coding sequence ATGTTCAAACGGCCATCGACGCATTACGGCAAGACTCCGGAACCGGAAACACCCTACCAGCGCGCTGCCCAGGTCTGGGACGAACGCATCGGCTCGGCGCGCGTGCAGGCGAAGAACTGGCGCCTCATGGCGTTCGGCTGCCTGTTCCTGTCCGCCGGGTTCGCCGCCGCGCTCGTCTGGCAGTCGGCACGCGGCACCGTCGTGCCCTGGGTGGTGCAGGTCGATAATCTCGGCCAGGCGCAGGCGGTCGCGCCCGCGGTTGCCGACTATCGCCCGACCGATCCCCAGGTCGCCTTCCATCTCGCGCGCTTCATCGAGCAGGTTCGCTCCATCCCGGCTGATCCGATCGTTGTTCGGCAGAATTGGCTTCGCGCCTACGACTTCACGACCGACCGCGGTGCCGCGGCCTTGAACGACTACGCGCGCGCCAACGATCCCTTCACCAAGGTCGGCAAGCAGCAGGTCGCGGTCGAGGTTTCGAGCGTCATCCGGGCCTCGCCCGACAGCTTCCGCGTGGCCTGGACCGAACGGCACTACGAGAACGGCCAGCTCGCATCGACCGAGCGCTGGACCGCCATCCTCACCATCGTCGTGCAGCCGCCGCGTGACGCCGAGCGGCTCCGCGCCAATCCGCTCGGCATCTACGTCAATGCGATCAACTGGTCGCGGGAGCTGGGGCAATGA